From the genome of Parazoarcus communis, one region includes:
- a CDS encoding aromatic-ring-hydroxylating dioxygenase subunit beta translates to MLQELLEPTPLPPSVRKNRIAIGSEAYNEVLNFLYDEAEMLDNLRLGEWAELLTKDLEYNAPLRHTRSTAHFAQTYSRNVQHLHENYGSMMMRVKRITDTKSAWGEDPPSRVKRMVSNVRVYTTDKPNELKVDSYLLVTRSRFDFDYFDLIPCERHDILRREGDSLMLARREILLDQVVIGTPNLGIIL, encoded by the coding sequence ATGCTTCAAGAACTTCTCGAGCCCACCCCGCTACCGCCTTCCGTCAGGAAAAACCGCATTGCCATCGGCAGTGAAGCCTACAACGAGGTTCTCAACTTCCTCTACGACGAAGCGGAGATGCTCGACAATCTTCGTCTCGGCGAATGGGCCGAGTTGCTGACCAAGGATCTCGAGTACAACGCGCCCCTGCGTCACACGCGATCGACAGCCCATTTCGCACAGACCTACTCGCGAAACGTTCAGCATCTCCACGAGAACTATGGCTCGATGATGATGCGGGTGAAGCGCATTACTGACACCAAAAGTGCGTGGGGCGAAGACCCTCCGTCCAGAGTCAAGCGCATGGTCAGCAACGTCCGCGTCTACACAACCGACAAACCCAACGAACTCAAGGTCGACAGCTACCTGCTGGTAACCCGCAGCCGTTTCGATTTCGACTATTTCGACCTGATCCCCTGCGAACGTCATGACATCCTGCGCCGCGAGGGTGACTCGCTGATGCTGGCACGCCGTGAAATCCTGCTCGATCAGGTCGTCATTGGCACGCCCAACCTCGGAATCATTCTCTAG
- a CDS encoding aromatic ring-hydroxylating dioxygenase subunit alpha, which produces MTESTNPRLSDGTLLSDLINLETREVKMRTLSDPELYELEMERIFAKTWVFLGHETEIPNKGDFVVRDMGSDSVLMARGSDDNIYVSLNVCPHRGMKISTHDVGNTPVHVCIYHGWAFKPNGDFIGAPVDKECMHGNLLTKEQLGLKKARVAIYGGLVFATWNIDGPSFDDFLGDAKWYFDTLWCRTNKGMEVLGPPQRFTIRANWKTACEQSASDGFHVLTLHRWLSEVGPYRKPGSEGGGGDLTPEMYGSEVYTAHAHTMRCIELDRKIRRLTGKEPSELSVKEKLEALPPPGITPAMLPEMMERFSEDQLKLMTWRPPQVGNFFPNGLFEFVYIPTPDGVIGVMALHAYVPKGPDKLEFVNWILAEKDTPPELKAQMLRLGVQLLGTSGMVEQDDSDTWPHQTLAAKGAVSKNITLKYQAMYENAKPEGWPGPGDVGDGFTKDDTQWRWWQYWHELMTAKN; this is translated from the coding sequence ATGACTGAATCAACAAACCCCAGGCTCTCGGATGGCACTCTGCTATCCGATCTCATCAACCTGGAAACTCGGGAAGTAAAGATGCGGACCCTGTCCGATCCCGAATTGTATGAACTCGAGATGGAGCGCATCTTCGCCAAGACCTGGGTCTTCCTCGGACACGAAACAGAAATCCCGAACAAGGGTGACTTCGTGGTTCGGGACATGGGCTCGGACTCGGTCCTGATGGCGCGGGGCAGTGACGACAACATATACGTTTCACTGAACGTCTGCCCGCACCGCGGGATGAAGATTTCCACCCACGACGTCGGCAACACCCCGGTACATGTCTGCATCTATCACGGCTGGGCCTTTAAGCCGAACGGTGATTTCATCGGCGCCCCGGTGGACAAGGAGTGCATGCACGGCAATTTGCTCACCAAGGAGCAACTGGGATTGAAGAAGGCCCGCGTGGCGATCTACGGCGGTCTGGTATTCGCGACCTGGAACATTGACGGCCCGAGCTTTGACGATTTCCTCGGCGACGCGAAATGGTATTTCGACACCCTTTGGTGCCGCACCAACAAGGGCATGGAGGTGCTCGGCCCCCCGCAGCGCTTCACCATCCGAGCCAACTGGAAAACGGCCTGCGAACAATCCGCTTCCGACGGCTTCCATGTGCTCACCCTGCACCGCTGGCTCTCTGAGGTTGGTCCGTACCGCAAGCCGGGCAGCGAAGGTGGCGGCGGCGATCTGACGCCCGAAATGTATGGATCGGAAGTCTACACGGCACACGCACACACCATGCGCTGCATCGAACTGGACCGAAAAATCCGCCGGCTAACAGGCAAGGAGCCATCCGAGCTGTCAGTCAAGGAAAAGCTCGAAGCCCTGCCCCCCCCCGGCATCACGCCAGCCATGCTCCCTGAAATGATGGAGCGCTTCAGCGAGGATCAGCTCAAGCTGATGACCTGGCGGCCCCCTCAAGTCGGAAATTTCTTTCCCAACGGCCTCTTTGAGTTCGTGTACATCCCCACGCCCGATGGCGTTATCGGTGTGATGGCACTGCACGCCTACGTTCCAAAGGGGCCTGACAAGCTCGAGTTCGTCAATTGGATCCTCGCTGAAAAGGACACGCCGCCCGAACTCAAGGCCCAGATGCTGCGACTTGGCGTCCAGCTCCTCGGCACCTCCGGCATGGTGGAACAGGACGACTCCGACACCTGGCCACATCAAACCCTTGCCGCCAAGGGCGCAGTCAGCAAGAACATCACCCTGAAGTATCAGGCGATGTACGAAAACGCAAAACCCGAAGGCTGGCCCGGACCCGGCGACGTCGGCGATGGCTTCACCAAGGACGACACGCAGTGGCGCTGGTGGCAGTACTGGCACGAACTCATGACGGCCAAGAACTGA
- a CDS encoding SDR family oxidoreductase: protein MDLGLNGRKAIVCASSRGLGKACAIALANEGCFVVINGREARQLETTADEIGAMTGRRPLTVAADLSTAEGRQLLLASCGEPDILVTNNGGPKPGRLGDWDHAAWVGALEANMLSAILLIQAVVGGMRSRRFGRIINITSAMVKSPRLPLGLSTAARAGLTAFSKALSTETVRDNVTINNLLPERIETDRLRYMIDTLARAKGTGLEEARAEMLRPVAAGRFGRPEEFAAACAFLCSVQASYICGQNLQIDGGSYEGLI, encoded by the coding sequence ATGGATCTTGGACTGAATGGTCGCAAGGCAATTGTCTGTGCGTCATCGCGGGGGCTTGGGAAGGCCTGTGCCATTGCACTCGCAAACGAAGGCTGTTTCGTCGTGATCAACGGGCGCGAAGCACGACAGCTTGAAACCACGGCGGACGAAATCGGAGCGATGACGGGGCGCCGCCCGCTCACGGTTGCAGCAGATCTCTCGACCGCAGAGGGCCGTCAGTTGCTGCTTGCTTCGTGTGGTGAGCCCGACATCCTAGTGACGAATAATGGTGGGCCGAAGCCCGGTCGGCTTGGCGATTGGGATCATGCCGCCTGGGTGGGCGCGCTCGAGGCCAACATGCTTTCCGCCATCCTGCTTATTCAGGCTGTTGTGGGTGGGATGCGGTCGCGGCGCTTCGGTCGGATCATCAACATCACCTCTGCGATGGTGAAGTCACCACGACTGCCGCTGGGCTTATCGACTGCAGCCCGTGCCGGACTGACCGCTTTCTCCAAAGCGCTCTCGACGGAGACCGTGCGCGACAACGTAACGATCAACAACCTGCTGCCCGAGCGGATTGAAACCGATCGTCTTCGCTACATGATCGACACGCTGGCGCGTGCGAAGGGAACTGGTCTCGAAGAGGCGCGTGCCGAGATGCTGCGACCCGTTGCAGCAGGTCGTTTCGGCCGACCTGAGGAGTTTGCGGCCGCCTGCGCCTTTCTATGCTCCGTTCAGGCTTCCTATATTTGCGGGCAGAATCTGCAGATCGACGGCGGCTCCTACGAAGGCCTGATCTAG
- a CDS encoding VOC family protein, producing MDHFTIVTDQLDNTHRFYTELLGLEEGPRPPFPVPGYWLYAGKQAVLHVVGVDQMPEPRRGALDHMAFHAEGFSETLDRLDHSDTPYRIIRAPGDVRTWQVFMFDPNGVEVELDFEATERAPADWKVRGRVTASGADTS from the coding sequence ATGGATCACTTCACCATCGTCACAGATCAACTCGACAACACACACCGCTTCTACACTGAGCTACTCGGACTGGAAGAAGGCCCGCGCCCCCCCTTCCCGGTGCCTGGTTACTGGCTTTACGCGGGCAAGCAAGCCGTGCTGCACGTCGTTGGCGTCGACCAGATGCCTGAGCCGCGGCGCGGTGCGCTTGATCATATGGCATTTCATGCCGAGGGGTTTTCAGAGACGCTGGACCGCCTTGATCACTCAGATACTCCATACCGAATTATCCGTGCGCCTGGCGACGTCCGCACTTGGCAGGTGTTTATGTTCGACCCCAACGGCGTCGAGGTTGAACTCGATTTCGAAGCGACCGAGCGCGCACCTGCTGACTGGAAAGTGCGCGGTCGCGTCACAGCTTCGGGTGCAGATACAAGCTAG
- a CDS encoding glycerate kinase type-2 family protein, giving the protein MMPAPRDLLRRMFDAAIAAAQPAHCVPPHLPRPPNGRLVVIGAGKASAAMARTVEDHWTGPLEGLVITRYGYAVPCDRIDIVEAAHPVPDAAGMAASARMLEKVRDLSPNDLVLCLISGGGSALLTAPLEGLTLADKQAVNRELLRSGATISEMNCVRRHLSAVKGGRLAAACHPARVITLLLSDVPGDDPINIASGPTVPDPTTCADALAIVRRYRIELPNTVREALESARGESLKPGSAVFAGNETSIVTAPQHALEAAAEVARAAGLAVHILGDSLEGEARDVGKVMAGIAHQIIRRGQPFTSPCVLLSGGETTVTVRGAGRGGRNVEFLLALALALDDTPGVYGLAGDTDGVDGQEEIAGAIITPDTLSRAWALGLRPADSLCDNDAHSFFEALGDTVVTGPTRTNVNDFRALIIL; this is encoded by the coding sequence ATGATGCCTGCCCCCCGTGACTTGCTGCGCCGCATGTTCGACGCGGCCATTGCCGCCGCACAGCCAGCCCACTGCGTCCCACCCCACCTCCCCCGGCCACCGAACGGCCGACTGGTGGTGATCGGTGCTGGCAAGGCCTCGGCGGCGATGGCACGCACAGTCGAGGATCACTGGACCGGGCCGCTCGAAGGCCTCGTCATCACCCGCTACGGCTACGCCGTGCCATGTGATCGCATCGACATCGTCGAGGCCGCCCACCCTGTCCCAGACGCGGCGGGAATGGCCGCGTCTGCGCGAATGCTAGAAAAAGTGCGCGACCTCAGCCCCAACGATCTGGTGCTATGCCTGATCTCCGGCGGCGGCTCAGCGCTGCTGACCGCCCCGCTTGAAGGTCTGACGCTGGCGGACAAGCAGGCCGTCAATCGTGAGCTCCTGCGATCCGGCGCGACGATCTCCGAGATGAACTGCGTCCGGCGCCACCTCTCCGCAGTCAAGGGCGGCCGCTTGGCCGCCGCCTGCCACCCGGCGCGCGTCATCACTCTGCTACTCTCCGACGTTCCCGGCGACGACCCGATCAACATTGCGTCTGGCCCGACAGTCCCCGACCCGACGACGTGTGCGGACGCACTCGCGATCGTCCGCCGCTATCGCATCGAACTGCCGAACACAGTGCGCGAGGCGCTTGAAAGCGCCCGCGGTGAAAGCCTCAAGCCCGGAAGCGCCGTTTTTGCGGGTAACGAAACCAGCATCGTCACCGCTCCGCAACACGCTCTCGAGGCCGCAGCCGAGGTCGCCCGTGCGGCCGGACTTGCTGTGCATATCCTCGGTGACAGCCTTGAAGGCGAAGCACGAGATGTGGGCAAGGTCATGGCCGGCATAGCGCACCAGATCATCCGCCGCGGCCAGCCCTTCACGTCTCCCTGCGTACTGCTCTCCGGCGGCGAAACGACCGTCACGGTGCGCGGTGCCGGACGCGGAGGCCGCAACGTCGAATTCCTTCTCGCCCTCGCCCTCGCCCTCGACGATACGCCTGGCGTATACGGGCTTGCCGGTGACACCGACGGGGTTGACGGCCAAGAAGAGATCGCCGGCGCGATAATCACCCCTGACACCCTGTCCCGAGCCTGGGCGCTGGGGCTGCGCCCCGCCGACAGCCTTTGCGACAATGACGCCCACAGCTTCTTCGAAGCGCTCGGCGACACAGTGGTAACCGGCCCGACACGTACAAACGTCAACGACTTCCGCGCGCTTATCATTCTGTGA
- a CDS encoding D-2-hydroxyacid dehydrogenase, with product MHKIVFLDRATIAPQITLRTPNFAHELVTHEHTGANEVVARLTGATIAITNKVPLTAAVLEQLPELRLIAVAATGTDCVDKAWCQRHAIAVANIRGYAVNTVPEHTFALILALRRNIVAYRDDVIRGEWRKSGQFCFFNHPIHDLAGARLGIIGEGALGQSVAALARAFGMVPLFAAHKGKCGFGHLYTPWEEVLATSDIITLHSPLTPDTRHMVSMPEFRAMARRPLIVNTARGGLVDEAALVQALDEGLISGAGFDVTVGEPPAADSTMMRIAARPNVILTPHVAWASDEAQKTLADQLIDNIEQFVAGTPRNLVEGAY from the coding sequence ATGCACAAGATTGTCTTTCTCGACCGCGCCACCATCGCCCCGCAGATCACGCTGCGCACGCCAAACTTTGCGCATGAACTGGTCACTCACGAACACACCGGCGCCAACGAGGTGGTCGCCCGCCTCACCGGCGCCACGATAGCCATCACCAACAAGGTGCCGCTGACTGCCGCCGTGCTCGAACAACTGCCCGAGTTGCGCCTCATCGCCGTGGCGGCGACTGGCACCGATTGTGTCGACAAGGCCTGGTGCCAGCGCCACGCCATTGCCGTAGCCAACATCCGCGGCTATGCCGTCAACACCGTGCCCGAGCACACCTTCGCGCTGATCCTGGCGTTACGGCGCAATATCGTCGCCTACCGCGACGACGTGATCCGGGGCGAATGGCGAAAATCGGGGCAGTTCTGCTTCTTTAACCACCCCATCCACGACTTGGCCGGTGCCCGCCTTGGGATCATCGGCGAAGGCGCACTGGGCCAGAGTGTGGCCGCACTCGCCCGCGCCTTCGGCATGGTGCCGCTATTCGCTGCGCACAAAGGCAAGTGCGGCTTCGGCCACCTATACACCCCGTGGGAGGAGGTGCTCGCCACCAGCGACATCATCACCCTCCACAGCCCGCTAACGCCCGACACCCGCCACATGGTCTCGATGCCCGAATTCCGCGCCATGGCCCGCCGCCCGCTGATCGTCAATACAGCGCGCGGCGGCCTCGTCGACGAAGCGGCGCTGGTACAGGCGCTCGACGAGGGTCTGATCAGCGGCGCCGGCTTCGACGTCACCGTCGGCGAACCCCCCGCCGCCGACAGCACGATGATGCGTATCGCCGCGCGCCCCAACGTCATTCTCACGCCCCATGTCGCCTGGGCGTCGGACGAAGCACAGAAAACGCTGGCCGACCAGTTGATAGACAACATCGAGCAATTCGTCGCCGGCACACCGCGCAATCTCGTCGAGGGCGCCTACTGA
- the tkt gene encoding transketolase: MQNTTSDAMANAIRFLSLDTIVHAGEGHQGVPLGMAEIATALFTRHLKFDAANPTWPDRDRFVLSNGHGSMLLYSLLYLTGYEKISLDQVKTFRELGSHCAGHPEIDPACGIEVTTGPLGQGIANAFGMAVAEAYLSARFGTAVVDHYTYAFVGDGCLQEGVGQEMISLAGHLRLGKLVLFWDDNKITDDGATALSISEDVAARFRAADWQVIELDGHDVDAVSAAITLAKQDSRPSLLACRTTIGRGIPRVQGQRGGHSARLFSDDADAARELLGWPHAPFVIPADLLAAWRTAGRRSAADHTTWRARLAALSPDDRAEFERVQAGELPAGWREVLLSYKQRAAADTEPKPGIFASAEINDLLVEILPERIVGCADLEAPTSHKRSLAAFTAEDRAGAYVHCGVREHVMGAMANGIAAHGGAIPLAVTYLAFSDYERPAMRMAALMGLPVKFVFSHDSIGVGKNGPTHQPVEILAALRAMPNMLVMRPADAVEAAECWEIALDCRHTPASLIFARQALPTVRTRHSDDNLSRRGAYVLAKPEGGPRAVTLLATGSEVSLALAARDLLQADNIPTAVVSMPCWSLFDAQDADYRHAVLGNDTVRVGVEAAMRFGWDQYLGQRGGFVGMSGFGASGPAEQLYTLFGITPAAIVAEAKRHL; encoded by the coding sequence ATGCAGAACACCACTTCAGACGCGATGGCCAACGCCATCCGCTTTCTCTCCCTGGACACCATTGTCCATGCCGGCGAAGGCCACCAGGGCGTGCCCCTCGGCATGGCCGAGATCGCCACCGCACTGTTCACCCGCCACCTGAAGTTCGATGCGGCCAACCCCACCTGGCCCGACCGCGACCGCTTCGTACTCTCCAACGGCCACGGCTCGATGCTGCTCTATTCGCTGCTCTATCTCACCGGCTACGAGAAGATCAGCCTCGATCAGGTCAAGACCTTCCGCGAACTGGGTTCGCACTGCGCCGGCCATCCCGAGATCGACCCGGCCTGCGGCATCGAGGTCACCACGGGCCCGCTCGGCCAGGGCATCGCCAACGCCTTTGGAATGGCGGTGGCCGAGGCCTACCTGAGCGCCCGGTTCGGCACGGCAGTGGTCGACCACTACACCTACGCCTTCGTCGGCGACGGCTGCCTGCAGGAGGGTGTCGGTCAGGAGATGATCTCGCTCGCCGGCCACCTGCGCCTCGGCAAACTGGTGCTGTTCTGGGACGACAACAAGATCACCGACGATGGCGCTACCGCGCTGTCGATCAGCGAAGACGTCGCCGCCCGTTTCCGCGCCGCCGACTGGCAGGTGATCGAGCTCGACGGCCACGACGTCGATGCTGTCTCCGCTGCCATCACGCTCGCCAAACAAGACTCGCGCCCGTCCCTGCTCGCCTGCCGCACTACGATCGGCAGGGGTATCCCACGCGTACAGGGCCAGCGCGGCGGGCACAGCGCTCGCCTGTTTTCCGACGATGCCGACGCCGCGCGCGAACTGCTCGGCTGGCCTCATGCGCCGTTCGTGATTCCCGCCGACCTCCTGGCGGCCTGGCGCACTGCCGGCCGGCGCAGCGCGGCAGACCACACCACATGGCGCGCACGCCTCGCCGCCCTGAGCCCCGACGATCGCGCCGAGTTCGAGCGTGTCCAGGCCGGTGAGCTGCCCGCCGGATGGCGCGAGGTCTTGCTGAGCTACAAGCAACGCGCCGCCGCCGACACCGAGCCCAAGCCCGGCATCTTCGCCTCGGCCGAGATCAACGACTTGCTGGTCGAGATCCTGCCCGAGCGCATCGTCGGCTGCGCCGACCTCGAAGCCCCCACCTCCCACAAGCGCAGCCTCGCCGCCTTCACTGCCGAAGACCGTGCCGGCGCCTACGTACATTGTGGGGTGCGCGAACATGTCATGGGCGCAATGGCCAACGGCATCGCGGCACACGGCGGAGCCATCCCGTTGGCCGTGACCTACCTCGCTTTCTCCGATTATGAGCGTCCGGCAATGCGCATGGCAGCCTTGATGGGCCTGCCGGTCAAATTCGTGTTCAGTCACGACTCCATCGGCGTCGGCAAAAACGGACCGACACACCAGCCGGTCGAAATCCTCGCCGCGCTGCGCGCCATGCCCAACATGCTGGTGATGCGCCCGGCCGACGCGGTCGAAGCCGCCGAATGCTGGGAAATCGCGCTCGACTGTCGCCACACCCCGGCAAGCCTCATCTTCGCTCGCCAGGCGCTGCCCACGGTACGCACCCGCCACAGCGACGACAATCTGTCGCGCCGTGGCGCCTATGTGCTCGCCAAACCCGAAGGCGGGCCTCGCGCCGTCACGCTGCTGGCCACCGGCTCCGAGGTGAGCCTGGCGCTGGCCGCCCGCGATCTGCTGCAAGCCGACAACATCCCCACCGCCGTGGTGTCGATGCCATGCTGGTCGCTCTTCGATGCTCAGGACGCCGACTACCGCCACGCCGTGCTCGGCAATGACACCGTTCGCGTAGGCGTCGAGGCCGCCATGCGCTTCGGCTGGGACCAGTACCTTGGCCAGCGCGGCGGCTTCGTCGGCATGAGCGGTTTCGGTGCCTCCGGCCCCGCGGAGCAGCTGTACACGCTCTTCGGCATCACCCCTGCAGCCATCGTTGCAGAGGCCAAGCGCCACCTCTGA